One window from the genome of Diospyros lotus cultivar Yz01 chromosome 11, ASM1463336v1, whole genome shotgun sequence encodes:
- the LOC127813114 gene encoding 40S ribosomal protein S4-3-like encodes MARGLKKHLKRLNAPKHWMLDKLGGAFAPKPSSGPHKSRECLPLILILRNRLKYALTYREVIAILMQRHVLVDGKVRTDKTYPVGFMDVVSIPKTNENFRLLYDTKGRFRLHSLRDEEAKFKLCKVRSIQFGQKGIPYLNTYDGRTIRYPDPLIKANDTIKLDLEANKIVDFIKFDVGNVVMVTGGRNRGRVGVIKSREKHKGSFETIHVQDATGQEFATRMGNVFTIGKGTKPWVSLPKGKGIKLSIIEEARKRIAAQAGAAA; translated from the exons GCTAGAGGTTTGAAGAAGCATTTGAAGAGGCTCAATGCTCCCAAACATTGGATGCTTGACAAGCTTGGTGGTGCATTT GCCCCCAAGCCATCATCTGGACCCCATAAGTCAAGGGAATGCCTACCCTTGATTCTTATCCTTCGAAACAGGCTGAAATATGCTCTCACATACCGCGAAGTCATTGCAATCTTGATGCAACGTCATGTTCTTGTTGACGGGAAGGTCAGGACAGATAAAACATACCCTGTTGGTTTCATGG ATGTTGTATCTATTCCCAAGACGAATGAGAATTTCCGTCTCCTCTATGACACAAAGGGTCGATTCCGACTCCACTCCCTCAGAGATGAAGAGGCCAAG TTTAAGCTTTGCAAAGTTCGCTCAATACAGTTTGGGCAGAAAGGCATTCCATACCTCAACACTTATGATGGGCGGACTATCCGTTACCCTGACCCGCTTATCAAGGCCAATGATACCATCAAACTTGACCTAGAGGCAAACAAGATTGTTGATTTCATCAAGTTTGATGTGGGGAATGTTGTCATGGTGACTGGAGGAAGGAATAGGGGCCGTGTTGGTGTCATCAAGAGCAGGGAGAAGCATAAGGGAAGCTTTGAGACCATCCACGTCCAGGATGCAACTGGCCAGGAGTTTGCCACCCGTATGGGAAATGTCTTCACCATCGGAAAAGGTACAAAGCCGTGGGTGTCACTTCCCAAGGGCAAGGGTATCAAGTTGTCCATCATTGAGGAGGCTAGAAAGAGGATTGCTGCCCAAGCAGGTGCAGCTGCATAA